TCGTTTTGCTGGTGCGACACTAAATCGCAATGCGTTGGTGATTGTGCGCCTGCGACTGACACGGGTAGATGATGCCGAAACATTGGCTTATAACCATGAGGTGCAGGTGCCGAATGTACCCTGATCCTATCTCTGCAAAGCGCAACGACCTAACCGTGGCATCTCGTCAGCGCGGCAGTGCTTTGCTGCTCGCTCTGTTTATTATTGTGGTGTTGTTTGTGCTGGGGGCGGGGATGATCCGCTTGCTTGGCTCCTCGTCAGAGAGCGTGACCTTTGAAGTGTATGGGGTGCGAGCGATGCAGGCGGCACAAACGGGCGTGGAACGGGTGTTAACCACGCTGTTTCCTGCTGGTGGTCTTGATCAGCATTGTGACGGCACTCCTACCAGCCCTTTGCTTGATGATAGTTTTAGCTCCAGTGGCACTACGGCGTTAAATCTGGCAGGCATAACTGGCCTGGCAAACTGCGCGAGTGTGGTGGTGGAGTGCAGCGATCGCAAACACTTGGGCGTGACCTATTATTATTTGGTGAGCACTGCGACCTGTACGGTGGGTGGTGGCTCTACCGCGCTGGTGATGAGTCGGCAAGTGGAAGTTGAGGCAAAATCGTTATGAAGTCGATGCTGCGTTTGGTTGTTTTGTTTACCTTTCTGCTTGTTTCTCCGTTTTCGTTGGCGGTGACTTGCGATGCCTTGTTTACCAAGCCTGCGCAATCTTGGGACATTAATGGTCGTTTGACCATGTATAACAACTCCCGCATATACAACAGCATCGATGGCCAATTGCCTTTTGTAAACAGCACGCCGGATCCTTTACCAAATAACTCCTGTAGAAGCATTCCTGGGCCAGACGTTTGTTCGATTACAGGGACTTCTGCCGTTGGTCGTGACACTTTTACCTTTCAAGTCTCCAGCAGTAACGAATTTATTCAAGCGAATAACGGTGAACAGATCGTCCTAGGGGAAGCTCCCTTTAATGGCAATGAATTTGGCGCTATTCAGATCAATGGTGGTCGCGTTGAGTTTTCTGCTAATCACAGTGAATACAAAGTGGGCTCGATCCAAATCAATAACAGCAGCGCCCGGTTGACTTTCCCCGAGGGGATATTTTGGGTCAACGGTATTTTTACGCTTAACGATGGACGGGTTGAACTTAGCGGCAGTGGTACAGCAACAGTGATGGTGAAAGACCACTTTGAAGTGAACAGTGGTAATGGTCGCATCAACAACAATGGTGATCCCAAACGACTGTTGTTTTATTCGGGCCAAACCACACGGTTTAATGATGGAAGAATATGGGCCACTGTTTTTGCTGACAATGATTTTGTGATGAATAACGGTAGTGAGCTTAATGGGGCCGTCAATGGAAAAAATGTGGTAATGAATGATGGCGATATTAATGGCGTTGATGTTACTGGTATCGATTTTTCGCCTATCTGTGGCGATGAACCGCCGCTTCTCCCTGATATTCCGCAAACCTGTCCATCCCCAGAAACTATTGGCGCGGGAGTCACCTGGTCTACATTCGACAGCTCAGCGGTTGGGCACACGCCAGCGGCAGATGCCACAGAATTCCAGCAGCTGATTAATACCTACGCCAATGATACCTATCTGTTTGGTAGCTCTATCGTTGATGAGATCAACGGTGGTGGTACCGATATTAATCCCCACAGCAGCCAACAAGATTATTACATCAGCACATTTACAGGCTATATCGAGGCGCCGGAAGATGGCATTTACGAGTTTGCTATTGATGGTGATGACGCCGTCGAGGTGCTGATCGATGGTCAGGTGATCACGGGTTGGTATGGTGAACATGCTCGTGCTGGTCTTCCACAATTCCCTGCGCAAATTGGGCTTGAGCAGGGCTTTCACCGTGTCGAATTTCGTCATCAGGAGTTAGCGGTCGAGGAGTTCTTTTATCTGTATTGGAAGACGCCATCAGATATCGCTAATGGTGCAAGCCTCACCATTGTACCCACCGACAACCTGTCGACCTGTTTTAGTACCAAGCCGCCGATCATCCCAGAATGTCCGGTGCCCGTCGCGGGGCTGGATTTTTATACCTTTGATAAGCCACCGGGAGCCCCGTTAGATGCTGCGCAGTTTCAAACCCTGGTGGATAACTATGGTCGTTTGGGCACCGAGCAAGGGCGTAGTGTAGTTGCGACCATTGATGGTTCTGGCAACCCCCATGGCGCTGATGATTATTTTCTCAGCCGTTTTATCGGCTATATCCACGTACCGGAAACCGGTCAGTATAAATTTGCTGTGGATGGTGACGATGCGGTGGAACTGTTAATCGACGGTGAGGTGATAACCGGCTGGTACGGTGCCCATGGCGATTGTAACTACTGCACCACCTATCAAGCGAGTGTGGGTCTCGATGCGGGTTACCATGAGATTGAGTATCGTCACGAAGAGGAATCCGGCAGCAATGCCTATCGCTTGCTGTGGCAAGCCCCGAGTGACAGCAGTTTTTCTATTGTGGCTGATGCCGTGCTTGAACGCTGTCCGCCGCCGACCTATGAATGGGGCCGAACCGAGATGAACAACGGGTCGGGCTCGGTGACGTTTAGCAATGATTACCTTGGCATTACTCCGCTGGTGTTCGTGATGCCGACCATGGTTTACCCCGATGCTTTGCAGGATGGCCCTGCGTCTGTCGCTGTGCGCAATGTGACTTCTACCGGTTTTGATATCGTGCAACTGGAAGCGCCTAATCGTTATACCAGTCAGCCGGGTCAGAAGCCGATGGTTGATGTGGATTATTTTGTCACTTTGCCGGGGCGGGTACAGATGCCGGGCGGTGGTGAGTTTGAAGCGGGAACGATAGAGACGCAAAAATATCAGGGTAAAACGACCGACAGCGGTACAGGAAGAGGCGGTTGGGAAGCGCTTAGCTTTGACGCTGTGTTTGCGACAACGCCGGCTGTGCTTGGTCAGATCCAGAGCAATAATAATCCTGATTTATGGAAGACGACAGTGATCCGCAATGTCACTGGCAGCGGGGCGCAATTGGCGATAGAGATGTCGGAAGTACCGGGACGTACCAATGCCCAAGGACGGCCGACATCACCCGAAACTATCGCTTACTTAGCGGGTACAGGGAGTGGCAGTTTTCAAAGCAACAGTGAAACCATTCTTTATGAGTTTGGTCGTGGACGTACCCATGGCAACAATGGCCGTACGCGAGATCTGGATCAGCAGTGTGAATACTTAAACTCCCATATCAATGACTATATTGATCCGCCGGTACTGGTGGCGAATAAAAATTCTCGAGACGGCAGCGATGGCGGCTGGCTGCGCCGCTGTCAGAATTTCCGTCAGGCAGCAAGTTTTGTCACCGATGAAGATCAGGCGAATGACCGCGACCGTGCTCACCTACCTGAGGATGTGGGGTATATCGCGCTGACGTATCGCTCAAATACGGATCCCATCTATGACTTCATTATTACCACTTCGCCGGACGCATTGACCTGCCGGGTGCAGGAGATAGGCATTCGGGTAGAGCAAAACGGCGTGTTGGTGGGGGGGTATTTAGGTGACATTCAAATCAATACCGATACCGACAACGGTATCTGGTCCGCGGTCGATGCGAATGGCGTACTGCAGGATCTAGGCAACGGTGACATCCGCTATAGCTTCAACGCCAGTGATGGCGGTGAAATTGTGCTTGGGCTTGATAATGTCGTACCGGAAACGGTGACTATTACCGTCAGTGATGGACTGTCCAGCAACAGCGCCGCTGTCACCTTTCGCGCCAAAGGTTTTTTTGCCGAAATCACCCCCTGGCATGACCCTAGCTTTGCTATTCCAAATCAGTTGGCCGGGCAACCTTTTAACTTGGTGTTGACTGCTGTCGGTGATGACCCCAGTCAGCCCGGTTGTGAACCGCTAGTTGATTTTGAAGGGGCGAAATCGCTGGAGATGTGGCAGGGCTATGTTGACCCTGATCCGGCGGCAGGCTTGTTAGCGGAGATTGATGGTGTGGCCTTGGGCGTTGGCGAGGCTAATGCTGTCTCTATCGCGGCGGAATTTGCTCTGGGTGTTGCGACCCTAAGCAACGTTACTTATTGGGACGCCGGGAAGATCTCGCTGCATGCGAAAGACCTTTATGACACGGGGGATCCGCCCGCGGATACAGGCGATGAGATCCTGCAGGGTAGCAGCGAGATACTGTTTAGTCCGCAAAGCTTACGGATCGATAAAATATATAGAAGTGGCGATATCACGGCGTTAAATCCCGGCGGAACAGCTAGCGATACTGACAGTGATGGCTTTGTCGCTGCTGATGCACCGTTTGATATGGTGATACAGGCGCTGGCGGTTGATGGCGCGACGGTGACGTCATCTTATCGGGTTGGTTTGGCGTTAACGCGGTTGCGTGATACTCCATCTAATTCGAACGCTAAAGACGGCATACTTCGATATGTTGATGGTGAAGGCCTGATTGCCCCGATTGTACCACTACCGCCTTGGGCGCCCCCGGGGGCTTCGCTAGCGCTGCCCGAAACTGTCTTTGATAAAGGGGTTGCGACTATCTCTTCGCTCTATTTTTCAGAGGTGGGCAGTATCCAGATAGGAATTGATAGCGGCGATTGGCAGGTGACAGGCAACAGTTTAACCATACCGGCCTCGACACAGCCGGCAATTGGGCGTTTTTACCCTGACCATTTTGTATTAACTTCGGATTTAACGACCGATGGCAACAGCAGTAATCCGCTGTGCGTCGCTGGCTTTAGTTATATGGGGGATGAAGCGCTCACGGTTGAGTATCAGGTTGAGGCTGTCAGTGCCAATGGCACTCTGACCAAAAATTATGATTATCCTACGCTGGGTTATGAGACCGGTATATTAGGCCTGGCGGCTGAAGACAGCAGTGATGGTGTTGATCTCGGTGGCAGATTGGTCAATGTGATCGCGGCGGATCGAGCTGACTCCTGGAAGGAGGGTGTGTATACCTTCTCCAGTAATACAGCGAGTTTGGAAAAGGCGCTGACTGGCGCCATTGATGGGCCGTTTCCTTTGTTACAACTGAGCCTAGTTGTCACGACTGAGATGGATGGGGTGAATTTCGATACCTTGGATGAGGATGCCGACTCCCCCGGTGATTGCACTGATGATAGCGATATAACGTCCGGAGAGTGCAGCAGTCGCCGTATTGGTGGCACCTTAGATCTGCGCTTTGGCCGTTTGGTGACCGCAAGTAATTATGGCTCTGAGCTGTTGGCTTTGCCGATCCCGATCAGCGTCGAAACTTATGATGGCAGTAGTTTCATTACAGAAATTGACGACAGCTGCACCATCATAGACACGGCGTATGTCACGATGAATAGTGAACCGGCGGGAACCTTGGACAATATCGCTCTGTTGGACGGCTCTGGCACTACCAATGCCGGCTACGCTGAGCCTATTCGACAAGGTCAGCTGCAATTTACGCTATCGGCGCCGGGCGAGGGTAACACCGGACGCGCTGAAATCCGCTTTAATTTAAATGCGTTACCGTTTTTTCAGTTTGAATGGGATTGCGCCAATGACTTGACCAGTTGTAATGGTCTTGGTGTTGATAATCCGCCTGTAGCTGAGGGCTTCTTTGGCCGCTATCGTGGCAATGAACGGGTGATCTATTGGCGCGAGACCGGTGCTAATTAATACCAAAATAGATTTCGGGGAAGGCGATTAAAGCGGGTGGCAGCAGTCCACCCGTGTTCCTTCAACCAGCGCTAGGTAATCGCTTACTTGCATGCTGATCGACTCTGTCAGTGAGCCGCAGGTAAAGACTATCTCCTGGTTGGCATAGATGGTTTCGTCGATAAACAGTTCGCAATCGATAAAGCGGCCGCCAAAGGGAGGGAGTGCGCCCTTACTGACCCCTGCGAGCTCTTTTAGCTCTTGTTCGTTAGCGAAGCGCACTTTCTGTTGTTGCAATATCTTGCGTACGCGATTGGAGTTGATCCGATAGGCCGCCGAGATGACAAACATGCTGAAACCACGGCGACTCTTAAACAGCAAAGATTTACCACCAAGATGCAGTGGCGTGCCTCGCAATGCGGCACTTTGATAACAGTCTACAGCGTCACTGTGTTGCCACTGTTGAAAGCTAATATTTCGTTGTTGCAGTAGCTGTTTGATCTGCTGATTCAGGCTTTTGTCCAACTTAATGAAACCTCTTGCGCTGCTTGTGGTCGTAACTTGCAACCGCTCTGCGCCCATATATTGGGTGAAAATTGCTCGTAAATAGCCAAAAACGCGTGTTAGCCAGTCATTACTTGAAAGCTATCACACTCGCCAGCTTGCTGAAAACAAGGGGCATTGGTAAAGTTACGCGGTTAACCGGAACCCTCAAATTAAGCATCCCAGTAGGCGCTCTCTATGTTCAAGAAACTCCGCGGCCTGTTTTCAAATGATCTCTCCATTGATTTGGGGACAGCCAACACTCTTATTTATGTGCGCGATGAAGGTATTGTTTTGAACGAGCCTTCCGTCGTGGCGATTCGCCAGGAACGTGCTGGTGGGCCAAAAAGTGTCGCTGCTGTAGGTCATGCAGCTAAGCAGATGCTGGGAAGAACTCCCGGCAACATTCGCGCGATCCGGCCGATGAAAGATGGTGTGATCGCTGACTTTTATGTCACTGAGAAAATGCTGCAGCACTTTATCAAGCAAGTTCACCAGAACAACTTGCTACGCCCCAGCCCACGGGTACTGGTGTGTGTCCCTTGTGGCGCGACGCAAGTTGAGAAGCGTGCGATCCGTGAATCAGCCATGGGTGCCGGTAGTCGGGAAGTGTTCCTGATTGAAGAGCCGATGGCCGCCGCGATTGGTGCTGGCATGCAGGTGTCTGAAGCCCGCGGTTCGATGGTGGTAGATATTGGTGGTGGTACCACGGAAGTGGCGATCATCTCCTTGAACGGTGTGGTTTACTCCTCTTCCGTACGTATCGGCGGTGACAAGTTTGATGAAGCGATCATCAACTATGTTCGTCGAAATTACGGTAGCTTAATTGGTGAAGCTACCGCTGAACGGATTAAGCATGAGATTGGCTCAGCTTACCCAGGTGAAGAGCTACGGGAGATTGAAGTCCGTGGACGTAACTTGGCTGAAGGGGTTCCCCGCAGCTTTACTCTCAACTCCAATGAGATCCTTGAAGCACTGCAAGAGCCATTGACCGGCATAGTCAGTGCCGTGATGGTGGCCTTGGAGCAATCGCCACCAGAGCTTGCTTCTGATATTTCGGAGCGCGGCATGATGATGACCGGTGGTGGCGCTTTGTTAAAAGATATCGACCGTCTGTTGATGGAAGAGACAGGGATCCCTGTCGTTGTTGCTGATGATCCGCTGACCTGTGTTGCTCGTGGCGGTGGTAAAGCGTTAGAGATGATTGATGTTCATGGCGGTGATCTGTTCACTTATGAGTGATCACCTGTCACTTGAACCATTATCAGATAAGCCAACTTCATCTCGGAGTTGGCTGCTTTAATGAAACCGATTTTTGGTAGCGGACCATCACTGCAACTGCGTTTGGTGATTGCTGTCTGTCTTTCGCTTGCGCTAATGATCGCTGATCGTTCTTTGCCGCAGGTGGGTCAATTCAAGTTCTATTTGAGTACCTTGGTTAGCCCGTTGCAGTATCTGGCTAATGCGCCGCAAGGTGCCTTGGACTGGGCGATCGACCATGTAAAGTCGCGTCGACAGTTAATCGCTGAAAACCAAGCCCTCCGTGAACAAGCTTTGCTGGACAGTGGTCAGTTGCAACAGTTTGCCCAGTTGAAGCAGGAAAACGAACGTTTACGCGCATTGTTGGGGTCATCCAAGCGCTCAACCGTAAGAAAGATGGTTGCAGAGGTGTTTGCCGTCAATAGCGATAGATACAGTCTGCAAGTGGTGATCGATAAGGGCAGCTTTGATGGTGTTTATGTCGGGCAACCGGTACTTGATCATGAAGGTGTTGTGGGTCAGATAGAAGATGTTGGCTCGACCACCAGTCGCGTGATTTTAATTGGTGATAGCTTGCATTCGATCCCTGTCAGGGTTCACCGCAATGATGTCCGCGCCGTCCTTAACGGCACCGGTGAAGTCGATAAATTAGCTCTGCAATATGTAGCGCATAGCACAGATGTGCGGATAGGTGATTTACTGATCTCATCTGGTTTGGGGGGGCGTTTTCCTGAGGGCTATCCTGTTGCTAAGGTGACCAGTGTTGAGAGCGATGAAAGCTTTCCATTTGCCCAGGTGACAGCGCGCCCAATTGCTGAGCTAGATCGCCTCCGTTACCTGCTACTGCTTTGGCCTGATGCTGATGACCAACCTTGGACTAAGGGGGCGGCAGAATGAGCCTACAACTGCCCAATGGTCGAATAACAATCTATTTCTCTTTGGTTTTAGCGTTAGTGCTGACCATTATGCCGTTGCCTAGTGTGGTGTCTGCTTGGCGCCCTACCTGGGTGTTGCTGGTGTTGTTGTATTGGACCTTGGCATTGCCCCATCGCGTGAATGTTGGCCATGCCTGGGTGCTGGGCTTGCTGCAAGATGTATTGCTAGGGGCACCGCTGGGCGTGCATGCCCTGAGCTTTAGCTTGGCTTGTTATGTTTTTGCTTTGAATTTCCAAAGATTTAGAAATTTTTCAATCTGGCAGCAATCTTTGCTGGTCGGCGTCATCTGCTTAATGCACCAGTTGCTTCGTTTCTGGGCGGCGTATCTGTTTGATGATGTGGCTCTGACCTCTGGGATCTTGTATCCGGTGTTCAGCAGCATGGTGCTTTGGCCGTGGATATTTCTATTGTTGAGAAAAACCAGACGGCGTTTTAAAGTCCGTTAACGGAGGGCACTATGGCGCTGCATCTGACCGTTCCGCTCACTCTGGCATCCGCTTCGCCACGGCGGAAAGAGTTATTATCCCAACTATGGCCCTCTTTTGCTGTCATACCTGCCGATATCGATGAAACCCCTCATGTTGGTGAGCAACCCCGAGCGCATGTGACGCGTCTGGCGCAGGAAAAAGCGCTGACGGTATCGGCGTTGCACCCCCATACATTGGTTCTGGCAGCCGACACCATCGTGGTTGCGCGAGGGGAGATCCTTGGGAAACCGGAGAATGATCAAGATGCATTTACCATGCTCGGTCTATTATCAGGTCAGGAACATCAGGTGATGACCGCTATTTCGGTGGCATTTACGGATAAAGTATTTAGTCAATGTGTGGAAACCCAAGTCTGGTTTCGGCCATTATCGAACGCTGATATCACCGAGTATTGGGCAACCGGAGAGCCTGCTGATAAAGCCGGTGCGTATGGTATTCAGGGCTTGGGTGGCCGCTTTGTCGAGCGGATTAATGGCAGTTACAGTGCTGTGGTCGGGTTGCCTTTGGTTGAGACAGAGCATTTGTTGCAGCAGGCTCAACAGACGTTGGTGAAACAATATTCAGGAGAATTGGGTGAACGTGGAATTATTGATTAACGTGACACCCAGTGAAACACGGGTTGCGCTGGTTGAAAATGGTATCTTGCAAGAGGTACATATTGAGCGACGTGCCAAGCGCGGTATCGTCGGCAATATATATCAAGGCAAGGTGAGTCGGGTGCTGCCGGGAATGCAGGCAGCGTTTGTCGATATCGGTTTAGATAAAGCCGCTTTTCTCCATGCTTCAGATATCGTTCCCCATACTGAATGTGTCGCTGACGTTGAACAGGAGCATTTTCAAGCGGGCAATATTGCCGAGCTAGTGCGCCAAGGTCAGGACATTATGGTGCAAGTAGTAAAAGATCCCTTGGGCACTAAAGGGGCGCGCTTGACTACGGATATCACCCTACCTTCTCGTTATCTGGTTTTTATGCCAGGGCAAAGCCATGTGGGTGTCTCGCAACGCATCGAGAGTGAGGATGAGAAAACTCGACTGAAAGATCTAGCGAGTAAACATATTGATGAACTGGGTGGCTTTATTGTTCGTACGGCTGCTGAGGGTGTCGGCGACCAAGAGTTCGAGCAAGACGCCAAGTTCCTACGCCTACTGTGGCAAAAAACTCAACAGCGACGCACTGAGTGTCAGCCCTGTAGTGTTTTATATGAAGATCTGCCGCTGGCGTTTCGTATTCTGCGAGATTATGTTGGCACCGGCATCGACCGCTTGCGTATCGATTCCCGTCAAACCTACCAAAGATTAAAACTGTTTCTGCAAGAGTTTGTCCCTGAACTTACTGATACCGTTGAATACCATGCCGGTGATCGACCTATTTTCGACCTGTTTGATGTTGAAAATGAGATCCAACGGGCATTGGACAGAAAGGTAGAGCTTAAGTCTGGAGGTTATCTGATTATCGACCAGACCGAAGCGATGACGACTATCGACATCAATACTGGTGCTTTTGTCGGTCATCGAAATCTCGAAGAGACTATCTTTAATACCAACTTGGAAGCGACGCAGGCAATAGCCCGCCAGCTTAGATTACGCAACCTCGGCGGTATTATTATTATTGATTTCATCGACATGGTGGATGAAGACCATCAGCGCCGGGTACTGCATAGCTTGGAGTTGGCGTTAGCCAGAGATAAAGCCCGCTTTAGTGTTAGTAGCTTTTCGTCGTTAGGTTTGGTGGAGATGACGCGTAAGCGCACGCGGGAAAGCCTTGAGCATGTGTTGTGCGCTGAATGCCCCGAATGCCAGGGGCGGGCATCGGTGAAGAGCGTGGAAACAGTTTGCTATGAAATTTTGCGTGAGATCCTGCGAGTGAATAAGGCTTACCAAGCCGATCGCTTCGTGGTCTATGCTTCACCGAGTGTGGCTGAAGCGTTGGAAGGTGAAGGTGATGAGTCTCATAACCTTGCGGAACTAAAGGTGTTTATTGGCAAAGAGGTGTCAGTGCAGCAAGAAGCACTTTATGCTCAAGAGCAGTTTGATGTGGTGATGATGTAAGTGACTAAACGGTTCATATCCCCACTTTATTGGTTGAAAAAGGCTTGGCTGATTGTCGCCATATTTTTGGTGCTAGCGGCCATGGCGGTTAGTGGTGCGCGGGCGTTGTTGCCATACCTCGACGATTACCGTGACGAGATCGTGCAGTGGATGGCGCACGAGTACGATGTTCACCTTGCCATTGATAGCCTGAGTGCGCGCTGGGAAAAGTTAGGCCCATCCCTCTCTCTGCAAGGCTTAACTCTGCTGGATGTCGATGACTCTAGCTTGCAGTTGTCAGTGGCCGAAGCGCGCGTCGAGCTGGATTTTTGGCGTACCCTCTATCACCGCGAGTTGCGCTTTAAAGATCTCACCTTGGATGGCGTGCGTTTTACTGTCGACCCTTCAAAGTCAGCTGCTAATAATCAGATGGATCTCGATGTCAGGCATACATTAGCGACATTTTTTCTGGTGCACTTATCGAAAGTGGAACTGACCAATTCTGAGCTTTTGTTACGTCAGGCGGATGACCACTGGCGTAAAATCGAGATTAATCGGGTGAGCTGGTTAAACCGCAACGGTAAACACCAGGGCCAGGGTGAAATCGTTTTAGAGTCACAGTCTCAGGAAACGGCTAATTTTGTGTTGAATGTGGCTGGAGAATTGGGTAACCCTGATTCATTGCAGGGGGAACTCTATATTGATGCTCAAGGGGTCAATTTTACCCGCTATCTGAACAGGGTGCTGGGTGATTTTTATCAGGTGACATCAAACGAAATAAGCGCTGAAGTATGGGTCGATTTTGCCTGGGATCGCCTTGTCGGAGTTTGGGTTGATTTTGGTGAAAACCACCTGAACTGGGATCTAGGTGGAGAGAGCCACAGTTTGACTCTGAATGGTGGCAGTGCGAAATGGCTGCCATTAGCGGAAGGCGGCTGGCAGTTCGCTTCCAGTGGTACTCAATTTGCCACCGATGGTAAGACCTGGAAAGACTACGAAGTGGCCGGGAAATACCACAATGATAAAATGGCAGTGAGTGTTAAAGAGCTGGATATCAGTCGCTTACTTCCCCTGTTGACCTTGGCGCCGGTGTTGCCACCCGAGGTTGAAGATCCGCTGAGGGGGTTGAAGCCGGAGGGGATCCTGAAACGCTTCAATATGTATGTGGATGTGAGTCAACAGAGCTTACATCTGTCGGCCGATGTGTCGGGGCTGGGTTGGAATCATTGGCAGGGCATACCGGGGGTGAAGGGCATCGATGGTCGATTGGTTATTAACCCTGGAAGTGGTCACCTGAGTTTGCAAGGGCGGCAGTTAGCCGTTGATGTCGGCGAGGTGTTCGCTGAACCGCTAGTGATTGAGCAGATGGGCGGCGTGCTTTATTGGTTGCAGCAGCCGGGGCATTTTCAACTGTTCTCCGATCGTGTCGCGCTGACAACACCTGACTTGGGGGTGACGGCTGGTTTTCATTTAGATATTGCCGAACAAACCTCTTTATCTTTGTACGCGGATACCTCGTTGAATGATGCTGCGTCGGCTTACCGTTATTACCCGCTGCCGGTGATGGACGAGGAGTTGGTGGCTTATCTAACTGATGCCTTACAGGGCGGGAATAGCCAGCAGGGCGGTTTGCTTTGGCATGGTAGCTTTGCTGAATTCCCCTACAGTAATAATAAAGGCATCTTTCAAGCCCACCTCAACTTGGATAAAGCCAGATTTAAATTTGACCCTGAATGGCCAGCGTTAGACCCGGTTGATCTGCGGCTAATGTTTGAGAATGATGGCCTTAAAATCACCTCTTCTGGAGGTGATTTGATGGGCACTGAACTGCTGTCATTGCAAGCGGATATTCCGGAGTTTCAAGACAAGTCTGTGCTTTTTATTCAGGCATCGGCACGCAGTGATGGACCCAAAGCTACCGCGTTAATGAACGCATCGCCATTCCAAGAGCCGGTGGGGCAAGTGCTTGAAGATCTGCCGGTTAAGGGCGGAGTTACAGCGAAACTTGATTTAACCATCCCGCTGTACGAAGAAGATCCTGTAGTAGCCAAAGGTGAAGTGTTCTTCAAAAATAATGAGGTGACAATCGCCGCGGCAGGAATGACCTTGCAGCAGGTTAATGGCAGTTTGTCATTTGTTGATAGCACGATACAGATGCGAAGCTCGACCGCCACCTTGTACGGTGAGCCGGTGCGTTTTGATCTGGATGGTCGCGAAACGGGTAATGATGACTATCGTATTGATGCCTCGGTTGATGGTCACTGGCCCGTGTCTGCGCTTGGTGCCCTATGGGATGATCCGCGTTTGGCATTGGCACAGGGTTCGGCGGATTGGCAGGGGGCTGTTGCTGTCCGGTCGATAGGCGAGAGAATCCTCACCGATATTACGGTGAGTAGCGGGCTAAAGGGGGTGAGCGTTGATTTACCTGCGCCTTTTGATAAGCCTGCTGAAGCCTCTTGGCCGATGATGGTGCGGTTGAACCATGACGGTCAGACCTTGCGTATCGATA
The Corallincola holothuriorum DNA segment above includes these coding regions:
- a CDS encoding YhdP family protein, coding for MTKRFISPLYWLKKAWLIVAIFLVLAAMAVSGARALLPYLDDYRDEIVQWMAHEYDVHLAIDSLSARWEKLGPSLSLQGLTLLDVDDSSLQLSVAEARVELDFWRTLYHRELRFKDLTLDGVRFTVDPSKSAANNQMDLDVRHTLATFFLVHLSKVELTNSELLLRQADDHWRKIEINRVSWLNRNGKHQGQGEIVLESQSQETANFVLNVAGELGNPDSLQGELYIDAQGVNFTRYLNRVLGDFYQVTSNEISAEVWVDFAWDRLVGVWVDFGENHLNWDLGGESHSLTLNGGSAKWLPLAEGGWQFASSGTQFATDGKTWKDYEVAGKYHNDKMAVSVKELDISRLLPLLTLAPVLPPEVEDPLRGLKPEGILKRFNMYVDVSQQSLHLSADVSGLGWNHWQGIPGVKGIDGRLVINPGSGHLSLQGRQLAVDVGEVFAEPLVIEQMGGVLYWLQQPGHFQLFSDRVALTTPDLGVTAGFHLDIAEQTSLSLYADTSLNDAASAYRYYPLPVMDEELVAYLTDALQGGNSQQGGLLWHGSFAEFPYSNNKGIFQAHLNLDKARFKFDPEWPALDPVDLRLMFENDGLKITSSGGDLMGTELLSLQADIPEFQDKSVLFIQASARSDGPKATALMNASPFQEPVGQVLEDLPVKGGVTAKLDLTIPLYEEDPVVAKGEVFFKNNEVTIAAAGMTLQQVNGSLSFVDSTIQMRSSTATLYGEPVRFDLDGRETGNDDYRIDASVDGHWPVSALGALWDDPRLALAQGSADWQGAVAVRSIGERILTDITVSSGLKGVSVDLPAPFDKPAEASWPMMVRLNHDGQTLRIDTEVPERYRSRVIMTDDGDDLLLDSVSVAIGNTDLPPSKNGDVQVGVKLPEFDLSPWLDQLSVLHPDKVDGVSLSAPENVNRVEFRKLRADIGRLTVSGLAFEQFNLDVTANSGVLSGQVSGDQAELDFTYANDSAVINAEYLTLMLDHQFEATDSSDKGETDSVAEPPDEIPADGADESVVLKSHTDGAGADHDSGAGAPSVDSEHAEGALLDELAATESRKLPAISLKCKRCVYDKYTLGQVVFELQPWHDGAKGMSLEALNVDAKDGKLRMQGGWRENREGQIVTQVKGTFVSKDTGETADFVGLPSLIRDATMDSSFDFSWLGYPEQYTHKNFNGTMSTNMKDGYIVDAGGGGVGIISMLSLDTLLRRLRLDFSDMFDKGLTFNTFKGNYDIESGVVSTKDLKMVGASGTMTIAGHTSLVTEELDYDVVFYPKLTASLPVLTAFAITPVTGLAVLALTQVIDPVVEVVYQVNMKIEGTMSEPKVYELDRKSKDVKMKELKKQESEEIKDADGGSVDATGKLSDSKLAEAA
- a CDS encoding Maf family protein translates to MALHLTVPLTLASASPRRKELLSQLWPSFAVIPADIDETPHVGEQPRAHVTRLAQEKALTVSALHPHTLVLAADTIVVARGEILGKPENDQDAFTMLGLLSGQEHQVMTAISVAFTDKVFSQCVETQVWFRPLSNADITEYWATGEPADKAGAYGIQGLGGRFVERINGSYSAVVGLPLVETEHLLQQAQQTLVKQYSGELGERGIID
- the mreD gene encoding rod shape-determining protein MreD — its product is MSLQLPNGRITIYFSLVLALVLTIMPLPSVVSAWRPTWVLLVLLYWTLALPHRVNVGHAWVLGLLQDVLLGAPLGVHALSFSLACYVFALNFQRFRNFSIWQQSLLVGVICLMHQLLRFWAAYLFDDVALTSGILYPVFSSMVLWPWIFLLLRKTRRRFKVR
- the rng gene encoding ribonuclease G, whose protein sequence is MNVELLINVTPSETRVALVENGILQEVHIERRAKRGIVGNIYQGKVSRVLPGMQAAFVDIGLDKAAFLHASDIVPHTECVADVEQEHFQAGNIAELVRQGQDIMVQVVKDPLGTKGARLTTDITLPSRYLVFMPGQSHVGVSQRIESEDEKTRLKDLASKHIDELGGFIVRTAAEGVGDQEFEQDAKFLRLLWQKTQQRRTECQPCSVLYEDLPLAFRILRDYVGTGIDRLRIDSRQTYQRLKLFLQEFVPELTDTVEYHAGDRPIFDLFDVENEIQRALDRKVELKSGGYLIIDQTEAMTTIDINTGAFVGHRNLEETIFNTNLEATQAIARQLRLRNLGGIIIIDFIDMVDEDHQRRVLHSLELALARDKARFSVSSFSSLGLVEMTRKRTRESLEHVLCAECPECQGRASVKSVETVCYEILREILRVNKAYQADRFVVYASPSVAEALEGEGDESHNLAELKVFIGKEVSVQQEALYAQEQFDVVMM